In Salvelinus sp. IW2-2015 linkage group LG21, ASM291031v2, whole genome shotgun sequence, the genomic window NNNNNNNNNNNNNNNNNNNNNNNNNNNNNNNNNNNNNNNNNNNNNNNNNNNNNNNNNNNNNNNNNNNNNNNNNNNNNNNNNNNNNNNNNNNNNNNNNNNNNNNNNNNNNNNNNNNNNNNNNNNNNNNNNNNNNNNNNNNNNNNNNNNNNNNNNNNNNNNNNNNNNNNNNNNNNNNNNNNNNNNNNNNNNNNNNNNNNNNNNNNNNNNNNNNNNNNNNNNNNNNNNNNNNNNNNNNNNNNNNNNNNNNNNNNNNNNNNNNNNNNNNNNNNNNNNNNNNNNNNNNNNNNNNNNNNNNNNNNNNNNNNNNNNNNNNNNNNNNNNNNNNNNNNNNNNNNNNNNNNNNNNNNNNNNNNNNNNNNNNNNNNNNNNNNNNNNNNNNNNNNNNNNNNNNNNNNNNNNNNNNNNNNNNNNNNNNNNNNNNNNNNNNNNNNNNNNNNNNNNNNNNNNNNNNNNNNNNNNNNNNNNNNNNNNNNNNNNNNNNNNNNNNNNNNNNNNNNNNNNNNNNNNNNNNNNNNNNNNNNNNNNNNNNNNNNNNNNNNNNNNNNNNNNNNNNNNNNNNNNNNNNNNNNNNNNNNNNNNNNNNNNNNNNNNNNNNNNNNNNNNNNNNNNNNNNNNNNNNNNNNNNNNNNNNNNNNNNNNNNNNNNNNNNNNNNNNNNNNNNNNNNNNNNNNNNNNNNNNNNNNNNNNNNNNNNNNNNNNNNNNNNNNNNNNNNNNNNNNNNNNNNNNNNNNNNNNNNNNNNNNNNNNNNNNNNNNNNNNNNNNNNNNNNNNNNNNNNNNNNNNNNNNNNNNNNNNNNNNNNNNNNNNNNNNNNNNNNNNNNNNNNNNNNNNNNNNNNNNNNNNNNNNNNNNNNNNNNNNNNNNNNNNNNNNNNNNNNNNNNNNNNNNNNNNNNNNNNNNNNNNNNNNNNNNNNNNNNNNNNNNNNNNNNNNNNNNNNNNNNNNNNNNNNNNNNNNNNNNNNNNNNNNNNNNNNNNNNNNNNNNNNNNNNNNNNNNNNNNNNNNNNNNNNNNNNNNNNNNNNNNNNNNNNNNNNNNNNNNNNNNNNNNNNNNNNNNNNNNNNNNNNNNNNNNNNNNNNNNNNNNNNNNNNNNNNNNNNNNNNNNNNNNNNNNNNNNNNNNNNNNNNNNNNNNNNNNNNNNNNNNNNNNNNNNNNNtatgtgtgttttgtcatgctTCGTGAGATGGTGCTCCTCATGAACCGTTTCTGACACTGGTTGCACTCGAAGCGCTTGTCTCCTGCAAGGAAAAGACAGAAATAATGAGTGGTTTAATTTTCCTGCATAAACAAACTATGAAAGAGCAATACAATCCTTCTCTGCTGAAGGGAATCTCTGCAACAAATCTGAGTGCCTGCTTGAGTCCTGAAAACTTAAGCAAAacttaacatactgtatgttactgtactgCTTGAGTCCTGACATGTGGTGAACACAATGGTGTATCAGAATGATTTGGCGTATGGAGTATTGTCGACTGACTTGTGTAACTTTGCTGTGTACGtacctcctctgtgtgtgtcctgggtgtgttcagtaggtggaaaacattttgaaaacagggACGGTACTATCTGAACTTGTCTAATAAGAACACAGGATTGTCATTATCCATTgcaaaaacgttttgctacggtgctCTTTACTGAACAGAATACCCAGTGTGTTGGCAGACTGACCTACACTCATCCTACAGTGTGTATCAGCGTGTCTCCTGCGGTGGacagacctgtgtgtgtcctgGCGTGCCTCTGCAGCTCGTCGCTGCGCGTGAAGCGTTTGCCGGCAGAAGACCCAGTTGCAGACGAAGGGCCGCTCGCGGTCGTGCAGGCGCACGTGGGCCCGGAGGAGTGACGTTTTCCGGAACGTCTTCTCGCAGCCCGGGATGTGACAGATGTGCTTCCTCTTCCCTACCTCGCCGGGCCTGcacaccaacagaaaacaaacttaactacactatatatacacaaaagtatgtggtcacccAGGAGTCCTTACAGTTGGGGCAGGTGCAGGCCATGCGGCGTTTCTTCTCCCCAGGCTGGCCCTGCAACTCCAGAGCCAGAGTCTGCTCCATCTGCACCTGGTGGCCCTGGGAGGTCACGCCGCCCAGCTGGAGGGCACCGCCCTGCACCGTCTGCACTGTCAGGTGCTGCTGCCCTGAAAGAACAGTAGAGAAACTTTAACATATTGCAGATGAGTAATAAACATATATTGTACATATATAAACATACTTTACACagacatgcccacacacacatactgacacacacatgcaggcctCCATTAGCTTGCTAAAAGTCCATTGGAATGCAAACCATTTTTAAAGGAAGACAGTATGGAAATAGACAGGATATGGATATGCCCTTGTGGATTTGGATACGGACAAGCACTTTTTATATTTGTCACGAacacaacagtacacacacacacacacacacctcctgcatTGGTGATGGTGACGGGCACTCCTTGCACCTGGACCCCGTTGATGTTTATAGTCTGCACGGCCTGGCCCGCTGAGGAGAGCTGGGCCGCGTTCAACGCTATCATCCCCCCCGCCGGAGCTATTTTTGGTAGGGTCCTCTCCTTCCTGCCCCCCGCCAGTGTTCTCTTGGTGGCCCCCACGGACGATAGGGTGGTGGTGACCATGCCGGAGGGCGTGGAAACTGTGGTTTCCTGGAGCTGCACAGTCTGCCATTCGCCTGATGCCGTTTTGATCAGCAGCTGAGAGGAGCACAGGGGTGTCAGACTAACATGGAACAAGTCTGTCAGATTAGGACACATTTCTGTATTAAAGGCCCACTTCCACTTCTATGGTTTCATTACATTTCAGCTGTTTGGAAAGCGCATGTGCAATCAatcaagactcaatcatggacactcttactKacagttgtggctgcttcgcgtgatgtattgttgtctctaacttcttgccctttgtgctgttgtctgtgcccaataatgtttgtaccatgttttgtgctgctaccatgttgtgatgctaccatgttgttgtcatgtgatgttgctaccatgctgtgttgtcttaggtctttctttatgtagtgttgtctcatgtcgtgatgtgtgttttgtcctatacttttatttttaatcccagccccagtccccgcaggccttttgccttttgataggccgtcattgtaaataagaatttgttcttaactgacttgcctatttaaaaaggttacatacaaaaacaaaaaaaaaacatgtgggTAGCCTGGAGTGAGTGTAGAGAGGTGGTGTGCATGCAGCACCtgcaggtgttttgtgtgtgtgagtgtgtgtgtggcctgtgtgCATGACTACATTGGCAACTTCTGACTGACCTATCGACAAATCACCTCGCATCCTAACTAACTACTCTGAGTAACTCCTATATCTGTCAGTTTGCTGAGAGAGCTACATTGATGATCTCTAACAActtgtgtgtgtacctgagtgGGCTCTGGCTGCAGGCTGGGTGCAGGCTGTCTCTGGGGGACCTGAGGCAGGGTGGCGGAGGCGGCCTGCACCACCTTCAGGGCCTGCTGGGGGATCTGGACCACCTGCTGCTCCTGTTTCTGCTGCACCAACTGCACCAGCTGCTGCTGGCCCGACCCGGTGTTCTGCACGATCAGGAGCTGGTTACCCGCCTGGGGAGAACACCGAGAGAGCAGCAATGAGACACAGACCTAAATCTGTCCAACACTTACTCATACAGGGACCCCAATACTGGAGGTTGAAGGGGTGATAGAGTAGGATAACCCTCATGTAAAGCATAGCACTTTGAGTTTGAGAAATACAGATGAAATCATTACTCATTTACATTCACTCACAAGCATTGTAGACACATTCAGTAATTAGTACCCATTTGTAGCCCAATCAAGCAAGTGAACTAGTCGACAAGTCATGGTTGACCCCACACCAAATGCAGCAGAACAACAAACATACCTGAATAATATTCTCCCCGGCTTCTAACAATATCGTCTCCATCTGCTCGGGGGGCGGAGAGGTGgtctgtggtggaggggctgCTGCCACCAGCTTCTTCCTTCCTCGTCTGCCCTTCGTTGGAGGGGGAGGAGCTGCCGCTGGCTCCTCTCCGGTGGCTACGTTGAGGGGCAGCATGAGCCCGCTGGGCAGCCGCACCACGTTGGCTGCATTGGGTTTCCGTCCCCTGGGGGACGGCTTGATGGCCACCGTCTTCTGTGGGGTGATGGGCGCGGTAGCGGGCTGCGGCTGGGGAACCGTCATGGGCGTGGTGATGATGGCCTGGTTGGTACCCGGGATGAGCTGGATCTGTCCGCCCTGCTGCATCATCTGGATGGTCTGTGTGCCTCCCAGCTGCGGCATCACCTGGTACTGGATGTTGGATGTTTGATTCGAGCGGCCAGGGCTCTGCTGGATGGTGAGGACGATGGGGGTGCCGGGGCTGTTGGAGCCCAGGCCCGCTGGCAGCTGGATCACATTTCCTTTAGCGGACAGGAAGCCCAGGTTTTTGGGAGGGGCGGGGGCGATGGGGGCGGGCTTGATGGGGAGGAGACGGCGAGGTTGGGGTTGGGCAGGAGGGGCGCTGACAGGGACCTGAGCGGCAGGGGGACCAATCTTACTGCAGGTGGCGGCCAGGAGGGCGAGTGGGGAGGGCTGGGAGTCCTgtacaggataagagagagcgagagagagagagagagagaaatggttaGGGGTGGAACAAGTCGGACACAAAGGATTTACTGCTGATACCAGACCCGGGcgaaatccccgtcattcgcatgaagaagcgACGCCGTTACAGGGGACacaggtccgggtgccttgtgagaattcgtcggtGAGTGGGTAACCTcctctaccatccgtcctattggccaacgtcCAGTCATtgaagaataaactggatgagctctgttcaagactatcctaccaacgggacattaaaaactgtaatatcgtatgtttcacgagtcgtggcagatcgacgacatggataatatccagctggctgggttttctgtgcatcggcaagACTTAACAGCTGCtaccggtaagacaaggggtggcggtctatgtctatttgtcaataacagctggtgcgcgaaatctaatattaaggaagtcttgaggttttgcttgcctgagggtagagtatctcatgataagctgtagaccacgctatttaccaagagagttttcatctatatttttcatagatgtctatttaccacaacaaaccgatgctggcactaaaaccgcactcaacgagctgtataaggccataagcaaacaagaaaatgctcatcgaGGGGCGgtactcctagtggccggggactttaatgcaaggaaacaaatcctttttacc contains:
- the sp2 gene encoding LOW QUALITY PROTEIN: transcription factor Sp2 (The sequence of the model RefSeq protein was modified relative to this genomic sequence to represent the inferred CDS: inserted 1 base in 1 codon; deleted 1 base in 1 codon); amino-acid sequence: MSVGGIFQGLALEGSRRASFVMSDQQDSMATTVAVSPSEYLQPSATSSQDSQPSPLALLAATCSKIGPPAAQVPVSAPPAQPQPRRLLPIKPAPIAPAPPKNLGFLSAKGNVIQLPAGLGSNSPGTPIVLTIQQSPGRSNQTSNIQYQVMPQLGGTQTIQMMQQGGQIQLIPGTNQAIITTPMTVPQPQPATAPITPQKTVAIKPSPRGRKPNAANVVRLPSGLMLPLNVATGEEPAAAPPPPTKGRRGRKKLVAAAPPPQTTSPPPEQMETILLEAGENIIQAGNQLLIVQNTGSGQQQLVQLVQQKQEQQVVQIPQQALKVVQAASATLPQVPQRQPAPSLQPEPTQLLIKTASGEWQTVQLQETTVSTPSGMVTTTLSSVGATKRTLAGGRKERTLPKIAPAGGMIALNAAQLSSAGQAVQTININGVQVQGVPVTITNAGGQQHLTVQTVQGGALQLGGVTSQGHQVQMEQTLALELQGQPGEKKRRMACTCPNCKDSVCRPGEVGKRKHICHIPGCEKTFRKTSLLRAHVRLHDRERPFVCNWVFCGKRFTRSDELQRHARTHTGDKRFECNQCQKRFMRSXHLTKHDKT